In Halorhabdus tiamatea SARL4B, a genomic segment contains:
- a CDS encoding 1,4-dihydroxy-2-naphthoate polyprenyltransferase, with the protein MSRPAADVSKRKAWVMAARPHTLPAGTAPVIVGVGVAVHDGVFALFPTLAALVGALLIQIGTNFANDYFDAVKGADTDEREGFTRVTSSGLIEPAEVKRAIVFTYGLAIVVGLYLVAIGGVPILLIGLSGIAAGILYTGGPYPYGYYGLGDLFVFVYFGVFAVVGTYYVQAATATAGLFPLWVPSGTISLAAVVASLPAATLSTAILNVNNVRDIETDRKAGKRTLAVILGDRLSRLEYVFMMGTAYVVPVVFAFDVDFGLPALLPLVTLPLAVSVTRTVLTESGGDVLDPALERTGQVMVAHAALFAVGLAVPAVI; encoded by the coding sequence ATGAGTAGGCCAGCGGCAGACGTCTCGAAGCGAAAAGCGTGGGTGATGGCCGCCAGGCCGCACACCCTGCCAGCGGGAACCGCCCCGGTCATCGTCGGCGTCGGGGTCGCCGTCCACGACGGCGTCTTCGCACTCTTCCCGACGCTTGCGGCACTGGTCGGCGCACTCCTGATCCAGATCGGGACCAACTTCGCCAACGACTACTTCGACGCCGTGAAGGGGGCCGACACGGACGAACGCGAAGGATTCACTCGCGTTACCTCGAGTGGATTGATCGAACCCGCGGAGGTCAAGCGCGCGATCGTCTTCACCTACGGGCTGGCGATCGTCGTCGGGCTGTACCTCGTGGCGATCGGTGGCGTGCCGATCCTCCTGATCGGGCTCTCCGGAATCGCCGCCGGGATCCTCTACACTGGCGGCCCGTACCCCTACGGCTACTACGGCCTCGGGGACCTGTTCGTGTTCGTCTACTTCGGCGTCTTCGCCGTCGTCGGAACCTACTACGTCCAGGCAGCCACGGCAACGGCCGGCCTCTTTCCACTGTGGGTGCCAAGCGGAACCATCAGCCTCGCGGCCGTGGTCGCGAGTCTTCCGGCTGCGACGCTCTCGACGGCCATCCTGAACGTGAACAACGTCCGGGACATCGAGACGGATCGCAAGGCGGGCAAGCGCACGCTCGCAGTCATTCTGGGCGACCGTTTGAGTCGCCTCGAATACGTCTTCATGATGGGAACGGCCTACGTCGTTCCGGTCGTCTTCGCGTTCGATGTCGACTTCGGATTGCCGGCGTTGCTCCCGCTCGTGACGTTGCCCCTTGCCGTCTCGGTGACGAGGACCGTCCTGACGGAATCGGGCGGCGACGTCCTCGATCCGGCACTCGAACGGACTGGGCAGGTCATGGTCGCCCACGCGGCGCTGTTCGCGGTCGGTCTCGCGGTGCCGGCGGTGATCTGA
- a CDS encoding 1,4-dihydroxy-2-naphthoyl-CoA synthase — MVSELFDPARWDPIESFDFTDITYHRARDVGAVRIAFDRPDVRNAFRPETVDELAAALDHAKRQTDVGTVLLTGNGPSSKDGGWAFSAGGDQSIRGDAGYEYAEDGDADARDGQEAPRLHILEVQRQIRHMPKPVVAVVPGWAVGGGHSLHVICDMTLASEEHAKFLQTDPDVGSFDGGFGSAYLARQIGQKKAREVFFLGKTYDAEEAADMGMVNDVVPHEELEETALEWASRIEGKSPTAMRMLKYAFNLPEDGMVGQQVFSGEATRLAYMTDEAKEGRDAFNEGREPNFDEYPWHY, encoded by the coding sequence ATGGTTTCGGAGTTGTTCGATCCAGCTCGCTGGGATCCGATCGAGTCCTTTGACTTTACCGACATCACGTATCACCGAGCACGCGACGTCGGGGCTGTCCGCATCGCGTTCGATCGGCCAGACGTTCGCAACGCCTTCCGGCCGGAGACGGTCGACGAACTCGCCGCCGCACTCGATCACGCCAAACGCCAGACCGACGTCGGCACGGTCCTGCTGACCGGCAACGGCCCGTCCTCGAAAGACGGCGGCTGGGCATTCTCTGCAGGCGGCGACCAGTCGATCCGCGGCGATGCCGGCTACGAGTACGCGGAGGACGGTGACGCGGACGCACGTGACGGCCAGGAGGCCCCTCGCCTGCACATTCTGGAGGTCCAGCGCCAGATCCGCCACATGCCAAAGCCAGTCGTCGCGGTCGTGCCCGGCTGGGCGGTCGGCGGCGGCCACTCGCTGCACGTGATCTGTGACATGACACTCGCCAGCGAGGAACACGCCAAATTTCTCCAGACGGACCCCGACGTCGGAAGTTTCGACGGCGGGTTCGGCTCGGCGTATCTCGCCCGCCAGATCGGCCAGAAGAAGGCCCGCGAGGTGTTCTTCCTCGGGAAGACCTACGACGCCGAGGAAGCCGCCGACATGGGCATGGTCAACGACGTCGTCCCCCACGAGGAGTTAGAGGAGACTGCCCTCGAATGGGCCAGCCGAATCGAGGGCAAGTCCCCGACCGCCATGCGGATGCTCAAGTACGCGTTCAACCTCCCCGAGGACGGCATGGTCGGCCAGCAGGTGTTCTCGGGGGAAGCGACTCGCCTCGCGTACATGACCGACGAAGCAAAAGAGGGTCGGGACGCCTTCAACGAGGGACGGGAACCGAACTTCGACGAGTACCCCTGGCACTACTGA
- a CDS encoding PRC-barrel domain-containing protein, translating into MSIDRDATPQEITSLVGREVYSSNGVYVGEVEDLRLDLDAEAVTGLALHQLNKELFDAETASARGAIVPYRWVQAVGDVVIINDIVERVHGTEADESGEDIVA; encoded by the coding sequence ATGTCCATCGATCGAGACGCGACACCGCAGGAGATCACGTCGCTGGTGGGGCGAGAGGTGTATTCGAGCAACGGCGTCTACGTCGGCGAAGTCGAGGATCTGCGCCTCGATCTCGACGCCGAGGCCGTTACCGGTCTTGCCCTCCACCAGTTGAACAAGGAACTGTTCGACGCCGAGACGGCGAGTGCTCGTGGAGCGATCGTCCCCTATCGGTGGGTCCAGGCCGTCGGTGACGTCGTCATCATCAACGACATCGTCGAGCGCGTCCACGGGACCGAAGCCGACGAATCGGGCGAAGACATCGTCGCCTGA